TCGGCGCGGACCAGGAACAGGTTCATGCCGCCGAGCTCGTCGATCGTGTCGTCCGTCGCCGAATCGGTGAACAGCACCTGCTGGCAGCCGTGCGCCGCGGCCTCGCTCTGCGGCAGCAGCGACGCCGCGTAGTTGCCGCCGCACTTCGCGGCGCCGGTTCCGCCGCGACCCGCGCGGGAGTGCGTCTCGGAGAGCCAGATCGAGACGGGCTTCACGCCGCCCGTGAAGTACGGCCCGGCCGGGCTCGCGATGACGAGGAAGCGGGCGCGCTCGGCCGCCCGCACGCCGAGGAAGCTCTCATCGGCGATCATGAAGGGGCGCAGGTACAGGCTCTGGTCGGCACCGCTCGGCACCCAGTCGGCGTCGATCTCGACGAGCTCGCGCACCGCGGCCACGAACAGTTCGACCGGGATCTCCGGCAGGGAGAGGCGGCGCGCGGACTCGTTCAGGCGGCGGGCGTTCTCCTCGGGCCGGAAGGCGACGAGGGCGCCGTCGGCGTGACGATACGCCTTCATGCCCTCGAAGATCTCCTGGCCGTAGTGCAGCACTGAGGAGGCGGGGTCCATCGGGATCGGGCCGTAGGGCAGGACCTCGGGCGTCTGCCACCCGTCGGCCTTGGTCCAGACGATCGAGACCATGTGATCGGTGAAGTAGTTGCCGAACCCGGGGTCGGCGAGGATCGCCTCGCGCTCGGCCGGGGAACGGCGATCTGCGGTGGTGCGGGTAAATGCGAGTTCGGTCATGACAGCACTTTCGGTGTCGGAGTGCTCGCGCGGGGCGCGGGCGAAGGAGGGAGAATCAGGAGCGGGACAGCTCCGCGAGGATCGCGTCGCCGACCTGAGCGGTGGCGCGGGGCGCGGAGCCGCGGGTGGCGAGGTCGGCCCGGACGGCGTCGCGGATGCGGCTGGCCTCGGCGCCGAGGCCGAGGTGATCGAGCATGATGGCCGCGGACAGGATCGCCGCGGTCGGGTCCGCCTTCTGCTGCCCGGCGATGTCGGGAGCGGAGCCGTGGACGGGCTCGAACATGCTCGGGAACGTGCCGTCGGGGTTGATGTTCCCCGAGGCCGCGAGTCCGATGCCGCCGCCGATGGCGCCGGCCAGGTCGGTGAGGATGTCACCGAAGAGGTTGTCCGTGACGATCACATCGAAGCGCGATGGGTCCTGGACCATAAAAATGGTGGCAGCGTCGACGTGCATGTAGTCGACCTCGATCTGCGGGTACTCGGCGGCGACGGCCTGCACGACACGCTGCCAGATCGCCCCGGCGTGCACCAGCACGTTCGTCTTGTGCACCCAGGTGAGCTTCTGGCGCGGGCGGGCCGCGGCGGTCTCGAACGCGTAGCGCACGACCCGCTCGACCCCGAACGCGGTGTTCACCGAGACCTCGGTGGCGACCTCGTGGGGCGTGCCGCCGCGCAGGGTGCCGCCGTTGCCCGCGTACGGGCCCTCGGTGCCCTCGCGCACGACGAGGAAGTCGACGTGACCGGGATCCCGCAGCGTCGACGTGACACCCGGGAACAGGGTGCACGGGCGGAGATTCGCGTAGTGCTCGAAGTCGAAGCGGAGCTTCAGGAGCAGCCCGCGCTCGATGTTCGCGTCGCGCAGCCGGGGGTCGCCCGGGACCCCTCCGATCGCCCCGAAGAGGATCGCGTCGTGCTCGGCGATCGCGGCCTGCTCGGCCTCGGGAAGCGTCTCCCCCGTCGCGAGGTAGCGCTCGGCGCCGAGCGAGAACTCGGTGCGATCGAGCACCACGTCACCACCGGCGAGCACCGCGTCGAGGACCCGATTGGCTTCCGCGATCACTTCCGGGCCGATGCCATCGCCGGGAATGACTGCGAGCTTGATGGTGCGGGTCACTGAACGCTCCTCCGTGTGTGCCTGAATCACTCCAGCATACTGGTGGCTCTGCGGAGTTCGAGCGTCTCGCCCCGCCGCTGAGATCTGCGTTCGCGCTGAGCGATTCGATCCATCCGGTCAGCAGGATTGCGGATCTCTGCATCACTGCTCGTCTGTGCCGTGCTGGGCCCCGGGACGACGAGGTGCACTCGTGCGAGCCCGCGCAGTGCGGGGCCCCAGAAACCACGAAAGCCCCACCCGAAGGTGAGGCTTTCGATCCGGTGACCCCAGCGGGATTCGAACCCGCGTTACCGCCGTGAGAGGGCAGCGTACTAGGCCGCTATACGATGGGGCCGGAGTTGATTCTGGCGCTGGGATTCTCACCCCGCCGCCGTAGCAACTCATCTATCTTGGCACACGTCTCGCAATCGCGCAAAACCGGGCCGGCACCGACGGCGCGTCACCAGTGCTGGCGGGGTTCTCGGCGGTGTCGCACGGGCTCACGAGGCGAGCCGCACCCGGGCCCAGAGCAGCACCCCCGCGAGCACCGCGGCACTCGTGATGAGCGCGGCGACCGGCACGCCCCCGGCCGCGATCCCGAGCGCCCACACGACGGCGAGCAGGGCCCCGAGCAGCGCGGCGGCGATGGAGCCGTCGAGGGTCCAGAGCAGCACGTTGATCCCGGAAGCGTCGCCGACGGGCGTCGGCACGGGTGCGAGCAGCCGCATCGGGATCGTGCCCTTCAGCGAGGACAGCACCCGGAGCGCGAGCGCGGTGCCCACCAGCGCCCCGGCGGAGACCGGTGCGACCGCCGTGGGCGCGGCACCCCAGCCGGAGACGACCAGCGCGCCTCCCCCGAGAGCCGCCGCCAGCAGGCCGAGCAGGAGCGGCAGCTGCAGGTGCCGCAGCAGGAGCCCCTGCGGAGTCGCGGGGAGCAGCCCGGGCGATCCGGCGCCATCGGCCGCGGTCGCGAGCCCTCGGCACCAGGGCTGCAGCGCGGCGTACGCGAGGAGCACAGCGACGGCGCCGAGCGTGCCGACCACCAGGAGATCGGGGTCCGTACCGGCCGCGGCTCCGGCCCCGCCACCGACGGCGATCCCCCAGATCGCGGCCGCCGCCGTCACCCCGATGAGGGCGAGCAGACTCCGCGCCGGCGTCCGGATCACCCCGAGCAGATCGCGAGAGAGGAGCGTCAGGGTCAGGTGCGCCGTCGGTCGCACGCGCAGTCGTCGCCCGACGCGCACGGGTGCCCCGAGCCGCGCGAGGGCGGCCTTCGGGTCGCCCGACATCGCCGAGATGCCGATTGCGTCCCAGCGCGCGGCCTGCTCGCGCAACGCCTCCCACCGCAGCCGTGCGGCCATGCGCGGCGCGAGCATCGCGAGGATCATGGCGACGACGGCGAGCAGACCGGCGAGCAGCAGCACCGGGGCAGAGCGCCCCGGATCCGCCGCGGCGAACACCAGACCGGCGACCCACGACCACGGATCGACCGGCCCCGCGAGCCCGCCTCCATCGGCGTCGCCGACCCACCCCGCGAGCTGCAGCGCGGCGAGCCCCGCGAGCGCCCCGGCGACGCCCCAGCGCACCCCGCGGCCCACCTGGCCGAGCAGCATCCCGAACGCCGCGAGCACCCCGAGGCCCGCACCCCCGAGCAGCAGCGCGACAGCGAGGGCCGGGTCGAGGTCGGCGCGCAGCAGACGCGTCGCGACGACGATCCCGGCCACGAACATCCCGAGCCCCGCCCCGAGCGCCAGCGCACGTGCGACCGGGGCTGCGAGAAGCCGGCGACGCGGGATCGCGGAGGTGTGGAGCAGGTCGAGCTGCGGCAGCCCGGTCCGCGCGGGCCCGCCCTGCGCCCCGGCGAGCACGCACAGCGCGGTGAGGCCGGTGAGCACCGCGGCGAGCGCTTCGCTCGGGGTCGTCCCCGGCACGGGTAGCGCCTCGAGCATCCACAGCACGAGCCCCCGCACGAGCGGCGCCCCGACGATGATGACGAGCATCACCGCGAGGTAGATCCGGTACGACACCTCCGAGGCATCGGCCCGGTCGCGCCGCCCTCGCAGCACCGCCCGCACGGCGCGCAGCTCAGGCGACGCCAACGACCACCTCCGCGTCGGCGACCCGCGCGACGAGTTCGGGGTCGTGCGTCGCGAACGCCACGGCGACCCCCTGCGCGCGCGCCCGCTCGATCGCCTTGGCGACGAGCCCGCGGCGATCGGGATCGAGCCGCTGCTCGGGTTCGTCGAGCAGCAGCACCGAGGCGGGCCGCGCGAACGTCACGGCAAGCGAAACCAACTGCCGCTGCCCGCTGGAGAGCTCGTGCGGGAACCGCGTGCGGAGCCCCTCGAGCCCGAAGTGATCGATCGCGCCGGAACCGAACCCCGGCGCCGCGATCGCGGCGCGCTCCAGCGGCTCCGACCGCGATCCCGACCGTGCCCCCGACCACGCGGCCTCGATCAGTGCCAGCTGGTCCTGGATCGTGAGGTCCGGGTACAGCGTGGGCGGTTCGATGAGCGCCGCGACGGCGGCACGGTGATCGGCTCGGCGCTCGTCAAGTGCGTCGCCCGCCAGCCGCACGGATCCCGCGGTCGGACGGAGACGTCCGCTCAGCACCCGCAGCAGCGTGGTCTTGCCCGCACCGTTCTGCCCGCGCACCGCCACGCAGGTCCCGGCGGCCAGCGCGAGGGTCGTCGGGGCGAGCAGTTCGGCACCGTCGAGCTCGACCGCGACGCCGTCCGCGACCAGCAGCCCCGAGTTCCCGGGCGCAGGGGTCCCGGTCATTCGAGCTCCCGAGCGAGCCCCTCGATCACTTCCACCCGGGGCAGCCCGGCGAGCACCGCGCCGGGAAGGCTGATCTTCGCGCCGCG
Above is a genomic segment from Leucobacter rhizosphaerae containing:
- a CDS encoding branched-chain amino acid aminotransferase, which produces MTELAFTRTTADRRSPAEREAILADPGFGNYFTDHMVSIVWTKADGWQTPEVLPYGPIPMDPASSVLHYGQEIFEGMKAYRHADGALVAFRPEENARRLNESARRLSLPEIPVELFVAAVRELVEIDADWVPSGADQSLYLRPFMIADESFLGVRAAERARFLVIASPAGPYFTGGVKPVSIWLSETHSRAGRGGTGAAKCGGNYAASLLPQSEAAAHGCQQVLFTDSATDDTIDELGGMNLFLVRADGTLVTPRLNGNILNGITRKSLIQLAKDRGLAVEERDVTVREWRAGVEEGTITEAFACGTAAVITPIRELKTADFTIDFGDAAPGPITLSLREELTGIQFGTREDPHGWIDVLVEA
- a CDS encoding 3-isopropylmalate dehydrogenase, with amino-acid sequence MTRTIKLAVIPGDGIGPEVIAEANRVLDAVLAGGDVVLDRTEFSLGAERYLATGETLPEAEQAAIAEHDAILFGAIGGVPGDPRLRDANIERGLLLKLRFDFEHYANLRPCTLFPGVTSTLRDPGHVDFLVVREGTEGPYAGNGGTLRGGTPHEVATEVSVNTAFGVERVVRYAFETAAARPRQKLTWVHKTNVLVHAGAIWQRVVQAVAAEYPQIEVDYMHVDAATIFMVQDPSRFDVIVTDNLFGDILTDLAGAIGGGIGLAASGNINPDGTFPSMFEPVHGSAPDIAGQQKADPTAAILSAAIMLDHLGLGAEASRIRDAVRADLATRGSAPRATAQVGDAILAELSRS
- a CDS encoding ABC transporter ATP-binding protein, with protein sequence MTGTPAPGNSGLLVADGVAVELDGAELLAPTTLALAAGTCVAVRGQNGAGKTTLLRVLSGRLRPTAGSVRLAGDALDERRADHRAAVAALIEPPTLYPDLTIQDQLALIEAAWSGARSGSRSEPLERAAIAAPGFGSGAIDHFGLEGLRTRFPHELSSGQRQLVSLAVTFARPASVLLLDEPEQRLDPDRRGLVAKAIERARAQGVAVAFATHDPELVARVADAEVVVGVA